One window of the Pseudofrankia sp. DC12 genome contains the following:
- the gyrA gene encoding DNA gyrase subunit A: MVDVLPPPGDRIEPIGIEVEMQRSYLDYAMSVIVGRALPEVRDGLKPVHRRVLYAMYDGGYRPDRGYFKCSRIVGDVMGNYHPHGDSAIYDTLVRLAQPWSLRYPLVDGNGNFGSPGNDPPAAMRYTEARMAALAMEMLRDIDADTVDFAPNYDGRSQEPLVLPSRFPNLLVNGAGGIAVGMATNIPPHNLREVAAGVQWALANPDATDEELLEALLGIIKGPDFPTHGLIVGRQGIEDAYRTGRGSIRMRAVVQVEENKGRTQLVVTELPYQVNPDNLAEKIAELVRDNKVSGISDVRDETSARIGQRLVIDLKRDAVAKVVLNNLYKHTQLQDTFGANMLAIVDGVPRTLRLDQMIRYYVEHQVDVIVRRTRYQLRKAQERLHVLEGLLIALDHLDDVIALIRNAESADAARGQLMARYSLSEIQATAILDMQLRRLAALERQRIIDEAAELRAKVTELEAILASPQRQREIIGEELKEVVDKFGDERRTRIVPFEGEMSIEDLIAQEDVVVTVTRGGYAKRTKTDLYRSQRRGGKGVQGAALREDDIVEHFFVTTTHHYLLFFTNKGRVYRAKAHELPEQARSAKGQHVANILAFGQDERIAEVMAIRDYAAAPYLVLATKRGLCKKSALTDFDSNRAGGLVAINLREDDEVIGARLVGADDDLLLVSRNAQSIRFHADDEQLRPMGRATAGVIGMRFEADDELLSIEVIKPDSPASLLVATSGGFAKRTHLNEYPLQGRGGKGVLTARIVPSRGSLVGALVVEPDDQLYAIASNGGVLRTVARDVRQAQRQTMGVKLIDLEAGVQVVGVARNADADDGDGDEPTAG, encoded by the coding sequence TCCGGGACGGGCTCAAGCCCGTGCACCGCCGGGTGCTCTACGCCATGTACGACGGTGGGTACCGGCCCGACCGCGGGTACTTCAAGTGCTCCCGCATCGTCGGTGACGTCATGGGTAACTACCACCCGCACGGCGACTCGGCGATCTACGACACCCTCGTGCGGCTGGCCCAGCCCTGGTCGCTGCGGTACCCGCTCGTCGACGGCAACGGCAACTTCGGCTCGCCGGGCAACGACCCGCCCGCCGCCATGCGGTACACCGAGGCCCGCATGGCCGCGCTGGCGATGGAGATGCTGCGCGACATCGACGCCGACACCGTCGACTTCGCGCCGAACTACGACGGCCGCTCGCAGGAGCCGCTCGTCCTGCCGAGCCGGTTCCCGAACCTGCTCGTCAACGGCGCGGGCGGCATCGCGGTCGGCATGGCGACCAACATCCCGCCGCACAACCTGCGCGAGGTCGCCGCCGGCGTCCAGTGGGCGCTGGCCAACCCGGACGCCACCGACGAGGAGCTCCTCGAAGCCCTGCTCGGCATCATCAAGGGCCCGGACTTCCCGACCCACGGCCTGATCGTTGGCCGGCAGGGGATCGAGGACGCGTACCGCACCGGCCGCGGCAGCATCCGCATGCGCGCGGTGGTCCAGGTCGAGGAGAACAAGGGCCGCACCCAGCTCGTCGTGACCGAGCTGCCCTACCAGGTCAACCCGGACAACCTCGCCGAGAAGATCGCCGAGCTGGTCCGGGACAACAAGGTCTCCGGGATCTCGGACGTCCGCGACGAGACGTCGGCCCGCATCGGCCAGCGCCTGGTCATCGACCTCAAACGCGACGCCGTCGCCAAGGTCGTGCTGAACAACCTGTACAAGCACACCCAGCTGCAGGACACCTTCGGCGCGAACATGCTGGCGATCGTCGACGGGGTGCCGCGGACGCTGCGTCTGGACCAGATGATCCGCTACTACGTCGAGCACCAGGTCGACGTGATCGTCCGGCGGACCCGCTACCAGCTGCGCAAGGCCCAGGAGCGGCTGCACGTCCTCGAGGGCCTGCTGATCGCGCTCGACCACCTGGACGACGTGATCGCGCTGATCCGCAACGCCGAGTCGGCGGACGCGGCCCGCGGCCAGCTGATGGCGCGCTACTCGCTCTCCGAGATCCAGGCGACCGCGATCCTGGACATGCAGCTGCGCCGGCTGGCCGCCCTCGAACGCCAGCGGATCATCGACGAGGCCGCCGAGCTGCGCGCCAAGGTCACCGAGCTGGAGGCGATCCTCGCCTCCCCGCAGCGGCAGCGCGAGATCATCGGCGAGGAGCTCAAGGAGGTCGTCGACAAGTTCGGCGACGAGCGCCGGACCAGGATCGTCCCGTTCGAGGGTGAGATGTCCATCGAGGACCTCATCGCCCAGGAGGACGTCGTCGTCACCGTCACCCGCGGTGGCTACGCCAAGCGCACCAAGACCGACCTCTACCGCTCCCAGCGGCGTGGCGGCAAGGGCGTGCAGGGTGCGGCGCTGCGCGAGGACGACATCGTCGAGCACTTCTTCGTGACCACCACCCACCACTACCTGTTGTTCTTCACGAACAAGGGCCGGGTGTACCGGGCGAAGGCGCACGAGCTGCCCGAGCAGGCCCGCAGCGCCAAGGGCCAGCATGTGGCGAACATCCTGGCGTTCGGCCAGGACGAGCGGATCGCCGAGGTGATGGCGATCCGCGACTACGCGGCCGCGCCGTACCTGGTGCTCGCCACCAAGCGTGGGCTGTGCAAGAAGTCGGCCCTGACGGACTTCGACTCCAACCGCGCCGGCGGTCTGGTCGCGATCAACCTGCGCGAGGACGACGAGGTCATCGGGGCCCGCCTGGTCGGCGCCGACGACGACCTGCTGCTGGTCAGCCGCAACGCCCAGTCGATCCGGTTCCACGCGGACGACGAGCAGCTGCGGCCGATGGGCCGGGCGACCGCGGGCGTGATCGGCATGCGGTTCGAAGCCGACGACGAGCTGCTCTCGATCGAGGTCATCAAGCCGGACTCGCCGGCTTCCCTGCTGGTCGCCACCAGCGGCGGCTTCGCCAAGCGGACGCACCTGAACGAGTACCCGCTGCAGGGTCGTGGCGGGAAGGGCGTGCTGACCGCGAGGATCGTGCCCAGCCGCGGCAGCCTGGTCGGCGCTCTGGTCGTCGAGCCCGACGACCAGCTGTACGCCATCGCGTCCAACGGCGGCGTCTTGCGTACCGTAGCCAGGGACGTACGGCAGGCCCAGCGCCAGACCATGGGCGTGAAGCTGATCGACCTTGAGGCCGGTGTGCAGGTCGTGGGCGTCGCGCGTAATGCTGATGCCGACGACGGCGATGGCGACGAGCCGACGGCCGGCTGA